Proteins encoded in a region of the Pantoea agglomerans genome:
- the lldP gene encoding L-lactate permease produces the protein MQNWQQLYDPLDNIWLSSLIAALPILFFFFALTRLRMKGYLAGTITVLIALAVALLFYRMPIDQALASAVYGFFYGLWPIAWIIVAAVFVYKITVKTGQFGIIRNSILSITEDQRLQMLIVGFAFGSFLEGAAGFGAPVAITAALLVGLGFKPVYAAGLCLIVNTAPVAFGAMGIPIIVAGQVTGVDAMAISQMAGRQLPFLTMIVLFWVMAIMDGWRGVKETWPAVVVSGGSFAIAQYLTSNFLGPELPDVISALVSLLCLTLFLRVWKPARIFRFAGEEESGEPQRVERYSAAQVMRAWMPFLFLTLTVTLWSIPPFKALFAPGGALYDWVFSFAVPFLHQQVIKMPPVVATATPYAAIYKLDWFSATGTAIFIAALLSVIWLRMRPAQAISAFGETLRELALPIYSIGAVLAFAFISNYSGLSTTLALALAHTGNAFTFFSPFLGWLGVFLTGSDTSSNALFAALQATTAQQIGVPEVLLVAANTTGGVTGKMISPQSIAIACAAVGLVGKEADLFRFTVKHSLIFTCIVGIITSLQAWVFPWMIP, from the coding sequence ACTGGCAGCAACTTTACGATCCGCTCGATAATATCTGGCTGTCGAGCCTGATTGCGGCGCTTCCCATTCTCTTTTTCTTTTTCGCGCTGACGCGGCTGCGGATGAAAGGCTATCTCGCCGGCACCATCACGGTGCTGATCGCGCTGGCGGTGGCGCTGCTGTTCTACCGTATGCCGATCGACCAGGCGCTCGCCTCCGCCGTTTACGGTTTCTTCTACGGTCTGTGGCCTATCGCCTGGATTATCGTCGCCGCGGTGTTCGTGTATAAAATTACGGTGAAAACCGGCCAGTTTGGCATCATTCGCAACTCCATTTTGTCGATTACCGAAGATCAACGCCTGCAGATGTTGATCGTCGGCTTCGCCTTCGGATCCTTTCTGGAAGGCGCCGCCGGCTTCGGCGCGCCGGTGGCGATCACCGCCGCGCTGCTGGTCGGTTTGGGCTTTAAGCCAGTCTACGCCGCCGGGCTTTGCCTGATTGTGAACACCGCGCCGGTCGCCTTCGGCGCGATGGGCATTCCGATTATCGTCGCCGGCCAGGTCACCGGCGTGGATGCAATGGCGATCAGCCAGATGGCGGGGCGCCAGTTGCCGTTCCTGACCATGATCGTGCTGTTCTGGGTCATGGCGATCATGGATGGCTGGCGCGGGGTGAAAGAGACCTGGCCTGCAGTGGTGGTCTCCGGCGGCTCTTTCGCTATCGCCCAGTACCTGACCTCCAACTTCCTCGGCCCGGAGCTGCCGGACGTGATCTCCGCACTGGTCTCCCTGCTCTGCCTGACGCTGTTCCTGCGCGTCTGGAAGCCGGCGCGCATTTTCCGCTTTGCTGGCGAGGAGGAAAGCGGCGAACCGCAGCGCGTCGAGCGCTACAGCGCGGCGCAGGTGATGCGCGCCTGGATGCCGTTCCTGTTTTTGACGCTGACCGTCACCCTGTGGAGCATTCCGCCGTTTAAGGCGCTGTTCGCACCCGGCGGCGCGCTGTATGACTGGGTCTTCTCTTTCGCCGTGCCGTTCCTGCATCAGCAAGTGATCAAGATGCCGCCGGTGGTCGCCACCGCCACGCCTTACGCCGCTATCTACAAGCTCGACTGGTTCTCTGCCACCGGCACGGCAATTTTTATCGCTGCGCTGCTGTCGGTGATCTGGCTGCGCATGCGCCCCGCGCAGGCGATAAGCGCCTTTGGCGAAACCCTGCGCGAGCTGGCGCTGCCGATTTACTCCATCGGCGCGGTGCTGGCGTTCGCCTTTATCTCCAACTATTCGGGCCTCTCTACCACGCTGGCGCTGGCACTGGCCCATACCGGCAACGCCTTCACCTTCTTTTCACCGTTTCTCGGCTGGCTGGGCGTATTCCTCACCGGCTCCGATACCTCCTCTAACGCGCTGTTCGCCGCCCTGCAGGCGACCACCGCGCAGCAGATCGGCGTGCCGGAGGTGCTGCTGGTCGCCGCCAACACCACCGGCGGCGTTACCGGCAAAATGATTTCACCGCAGTCGATCGCTATCGCCTGCGCCGCGGTGGGGCTGGTCGGCAAAGAGGCCGACCTGTTCCGCTTTACCGTTAAGCACAGCCTGATTTTCACCTGCATAGTGGGGATTATCACTTCGCTGCAGGCCTGGGTTTTCCCGTGGATGATCCCGTAA
- the lldR gene encoding transcriptional regulator LldR codes for MHEEQRLAESLAQRLRAFIDEQRLQPGERLPAERQLAQQLTVSRSSLREALQKLISEGVLISRRGGGNFIAERPADWSASRLVMPLSTLLADDPGYRYDVLEARIAIESSTAWHAARRATPEDKAHIERCYQMMLQVSDRDDPDLAAHSDVRFHLAIAEAAHNLVLLQAMRGLFDLLQSSVMQSRQRMYTAPEIFQQLAVQHQAICQAIIAGDAERARSVTIHHLEFVDATMRNLHEEEARRARSMRIPDSKA; via the coding sequence ATGCATGAAGAACAACGCCTGGCGGAGAGCCTGGCGCAACGCCTGAGGGCTTTTATTGACGAGCAGCGGCTGCAGCCGGGCGAACGGCTGCCGGCGGAGCGCCAGCTGGCGCAGCAGCTGACAGTCTCCCGTTCGTCGCTGCGCGAGGCGCTGCAGAAACTGATCAGCGAAGGGGTACTGATCAGCCGGCGCGGCGGCGGCAACTTTATTGCCGAACGCCCGGCGGACTGGTCGGCGTCGCGGCTGGTGATGCCGCTCAGCACCCTGCTGGCGGACGACCCCGGTTACCGCTACGACGTGCTGGAAGCGCGCATCGCCATTGAATCCAGCACGGCGTGGCACGCCGCGCGCCGCGCCACGCCGGAAGACAAAGCGCATATCGAGCGCTGCTATCAGATGATGCTGCAGGTCAGCGATCGCGACGATCCCGACCTGGCTGCCCACTCCGACGTGCGCTTTCATCTGGCGATCGCCGAGGCCGCCCACAACCTGGTGCTGCTGCAGGCGATGCGCGGTCTGTTCGATCTGCTGCAGTCGTCGGTGATGCAGAGCCGTCAGCGGATGTACACCGCGCCGGAGATTTTCCAGCAGCTGGCGGTGCAGCATCAGGCGATCTGTCAGGCGATTATCGCCGGCGATGCCGAACGGGCGCGCAGCGTCACTATCCACCACCTTGAATTTGTTGACGCCACCATGCGCAACCTGCATGAGGAAGAGGCGCGACGGGCGCGCAGTATGCGCATTCCGGACAGTAAAGCGTAA
- the lldD gene encoding FMN-dependent L-lactate dehydrogenase LldD — protein sequence MIISSAKDYRAAAKAKVPPFLFHYADGGAYDEYTLKRNSDDLAQIALRQRILRNMSSLSLETQLFGETLSMPVALAPVGLCGMYARRGEVQAARAADKKGIPFTLSTVSLCPIEEVAPAMQRPMWFQLYVLRDRGFMRNVLERAQAAGCSTLVFTVDMPVPGARYRDAHSGMSGPNAAMRRYLQSALYPQWAWDVGIHGRPHDLGNISAYRGEPTHLEDYIGWLGNNFDPSISWSDLEWIRDFWKGPMIIKGILDPEDACDAVRFGADGIVVSNHGGRQLDGVLSSARALPAIADAVKGELAILADGGVRSGLDVVRMIALGADTVLLGRAFLYALAAAGEAGVSNLLNLFEKEIRVAMTLTGARSIAEITRDSLVQAAAPMEPDALAKAVAND from the coding sequence GTGATTATCTCATCAGCAAAAGATTACCGAGCCGCAGCGAAAGCCAAAGTGCCGCCGTTTCTGTTTCACTACGCCGACGGCGGCGCTTATGACGAGTACACCCTGAAACGCAACAGCGACGATCTGGCGCAAATCGCGCTGCGCCAGCGCATTCTGCGCAATATGTCCTCGCTGAGCCTGGAAACGCAGCTGTTCGGCGAGACGCTATCGATGCCGGTGGCGCTGGCGCCCGTCGGCCTGTGCGGCATGTATGCGCGTCGGGGCGAGGTACAGGCGGCGCGCGCGGCGGATAAAAAGGGCATTCCTTTTACGCTCTCCACCGTGTCGCTCTGCCCGATTGAAGAGGTCGCCCCGGCGATGCAGCGCCCGATGTGGTTCCAGCTCTATGTGCTGCGCGATCGCGGCTTTATGCGCAACGTGCTGGAGCGGGCGCAGGCGGCGGGCTGCTCGACGCTGGTGTTTACCGTCGATATGCCGGTGCCGGGCGCGCGCTATCGCGATGCGCACTCCGGTATGAGCGGCCCGAACGCGGCGATGCGCCGCTATCTGCAATCGGCGCTCTATCCGCAATGGGCCTGGGATGTCGGCATTCATGGCCGCCCGCACGATCTTGGCAATATCTCCGCCTACCGCGGCGAGCCGACCCACCTGGAGGATTACATTGGCTGGCTGGGCAATAACTTTGACCCTTCGATCTCGTGGAGCGACCTGGAGTGGATCCGCGATTTCTGGAAGGGGCCGATGATCATCAAAGGCATCCTTGACCCGGAGGATGCGTGCGACGCGGTACGTTTCGGCGCGGACGGTATCGTGGTATCGAACCATGGCGGCCGCCAGCTGGACGGCGTACTCTCCTCGGCGCGCGCGCTGCCCGCCATCGCCGACGCGGTAAAGGGCGAACTGGCGATCCTGGCGGACGGCGGCGTACGCAGCGGGCTGGATGTGGTGCGCATGATCGCGCTGGGCGCGGATACCGTGCTGCTGGGCCGCGCGTTTCTCTATGCGCTGGCGGCGGCGGGCGAGGCGGGCGTCAGCAATCTGCTGAACCTGTTTGAAAAAGAGATACGCGTGGCGATGACGCTGACCGGCGCGCGCTCGATCGCGGAAATTACCCGCGATTCGCTGGTGCAGGCGGCGGCGCCGATGGAGCCTGACGCGCTGGCGAAGGCGGTAGCCAACGACTAA
- a CDS encoding IS1-like element IS1A family transposase (programmed frameshift) yields the protein MASVSISCPSCSATDGVVRNGKSTAGHQRYLCSHCRKTWQLQFTYTASQPGTHQKIIDMAMNGAGCRATARIMGVGLNTILRHFKKLRPQSVTSRIQPGSDVIVCAEMDEQWGYVGAKSRQRWLFYAYDRLRKTVVAHVFGERTMATLGRLMSLLSPFDVVIWMTDGWPLYESRLKGKLHVISKRYTQRIERHNLNLRQHLARLGRKSLSFSKSVELHDKVIGHYLNIKHYQ from the exons GTGGCTTCTGTTTCTATCAGCTGTCCCTCCTGTTCAGCTACAGACGGGGTGGTGCGTAACGGTAAAAGTACTGCCGGACATCAGCGCTATCTCTGCTCTCACTGCCGTAAAACATGGCAGTTACAGTTCACATACACAGCCTCTCAACCCGGTACGCACCAGAAAATCATTGATATGGCCATGAATGGCGCTGGATGCCGGGCAACCGCCCGCATTATGGGCGTTGGCCTCAACACAATTTTACGTCACT TTAAAAAACTCAGGCCGCAGTCGGTAACCTCGCGCATACAGCCGGGCAGTGACGTCATCGTCTGCGCGGAAATGGACGAACAGTGGGGCTACGTCGGGGCTAAATCGCGCCAGCGCTGGCTGTTTTACGCGTATGACAGGCTCCGGAAGACGGTTGTTGCGCACGTATTCGGTGAACGCACTATGGCGACGCTGGGTCGTCTTATGAGCCTGCTGTCACCCTTTGACGTGGTGATATGGATGACGGATGGCTGGCCGCTGTATGAATCCCGCCTGAAGGGAAAGCTGCACGTAATCAGCAAGCGATATACGCAGCGAATTGAGCGGCATAACCTGAATCTGAGGCAGCACCTGGCACGGCTGGGACGGAAGTCGCTGTCGTTCTCAAAATCGGTGGAGCTGCATGACAAAGTCATCGGGCATTATCTGAACATAAAACACTATCAATAA
- a CDS encoding AAA family ATPase has translation MAGRQNIPAQLRLKKIEIQNLKGITNCTIDFPPDKNVTAIMGMNGSGKSTIIHALACCYRPRATTSKENNQFSDFFTPHDENNWRDSGFKAQYYAGTLMNNGARILFTSSLAPNDVFSQDYKKVKRWMPIYERRPVKESLYLGLQTLGTLSDDLAASRHSKYRSVPFGPPHLKTKILHSMSRVMEANYSDLMICTSGRGNYSFIKLTKNGVTYTEHTMGAGEKRVYEVLRAAHDPLLHPNGLLLIDELDVLLHEKAFKRLVSELIEIADSSLLEIVFSTHRESVIQFKRLINIVSIFNMGTGVQAFPGVSADALRQLSDIQPEMVSVFVEDELARTAVNVLLEREALTDKVDVELFGAAENSAVVLAGLMLARKDISKVMCILDGDICRTTQEKLKIIQKCLTGTDKRPQRRLVLDRIFEFGLTDFPQKGAPEYNHKQWFESIDAADVTVEERAEFTKLKQYSLSIQGLPDWHDYYERLNHLARKPNIEHTVLSYISKYSLAWSNYIHDIRTEIMNKAAELE, from the coding sequence ATGGCAGGCAGGCAAAATATTCCCGCTCAGCTGCGGCTAAAGAAAATTGAAATTCAGAACCTGAAAGGTATTACTAACTGCACTATTGATTTTCCACCCGATAAAAATGTCACCGCCATTATGGGCATGAATGGCTCCGGTAAATCGACGATCATTCACGCTCTTGCCTGCTGCTACAGGCCCCGGGCTACCACTTCCAAAGAAAATAACCAGTTTTCAGATTTTTTTACGCCTCATGATGAAAATAACTGGCGGGACAGTGGCTTTAAGGCTCAGTACTATGCAGGTACTCTGATGAATAACGGAGCCAGAATCCTGTTCACATCCTCGCTGGCACCAAACGATGTTTTCAGTCAGGATTACAAAAAAGTAAAACGATGGATGCCGATATATGAGCGTCGTCCAGTCAAGGAATCCCTTTACCTTGGCTTACAGACACTCGGCACCCTTTCTGACGATTTAGCCGCTTCCCGACACTCTAAATACCGCAGCGTACCGTTTGGTCCTCCACATCTGAAAACAAAAATTCTTCACTCCATGAGCCGGGTGATGGAGGCAAATTACTCTGACCTGATGATATGTACGTCTGGTCGTGGCAATTATTCCTTTATCAAGCTCACCAAGAATGGTGTTACCTATACTGAACACACGATGGGCGCTGGTGAAAAGCGCGTTTATGAAGTGCTGCGGGCAGCCCACGATCCTCTGCTTCATCCTAACGGGTTGCTTCTGATTGACGAGCTGGATGTGCTGTTGCATGAGAAAGCTTTTAAGCGACTGGTTAGCGAGCTCATTGAAATAGCCGACAGTTCCCTGCTGGAAATCGTCTTTTCAACTCACCGGGAATCCGTCATTCAGTTTAAAAGACTCATCAATATCGTCAGCATTTTCAATATGGGGACCGGCGTGCAGGCCTTTCCGGGCGTATCTGCTGATGCATTACGGCAACTCAGTGACATCCAGCCGGAAATGGTCAGTGTGTTTGTTGAAGATGAGCTTGCGCGTACGGCGGTTAACGTCCTGCTTGAGCGTGAGGCCCTTACTGACAAGGTGGATGTGGAACTGTTCGGAGCCGCAGAAAATTCTGCCGTCGTGCTTGCCGGACTGATGCTGGCTAGAAAGGATATCAGCAAAGTCATGTGCATTCTGGACGGCGATATCTGTCGTACCACACAGGAGAAACTCAAAATCATCCAGAAATGCCTGACCGGTACGGATAAAAGGCCTCAGCGGCGCCTAGTGCTGGACCGTATTTTTGAGTTCGGTCTCACTGACTTTCCACAGAAGGGAGCTCCTGAATACAACCATAAACAATGGTTTGAGTCCATTGATGCTGCGGATGTCACAGTCGAAGAGCGTGCAGAGTTCACCAAGCTGAAACAGTACTCATTATCGATTCAGGGCTTACCTGACTGGCATGACTATTATGAAAGGCTGAACCATCTGGCGCGCAAACCTAACATTGAACATACTGTTTTAAGCTATATCAGTAAGTACAGTCTCGCATGGAGTAATTATATCCATGATATTCGTACAGAAATTATGAATAAAGCTGCTGAGCTTGAATAG
- a CDS encoding tyrosine-type recombinase/integrase — protein MNSILPLQNSPERVTALAFAPGADFATAVALRRMATANGVTPCYLLAPEVNALLHYMPDRRHHFLFSTLWNTGARIGEACSLTPESFVLDGPRPFVRILSEKVRSRRGRPPKDAVRLVPLTDPGYVRQVESWIATERPKRREPLWSATDETMRNWLKAAVRRANEDGVFFSIPVTPHTFRHSWVMHLLYHRQPLKVIQALAGHKDARSIEVYTRVFALDVAATLAVSFSGEGAEAAAVLRSLPPG, from the coding sequence ATGAACAGCATCCTTCCCCTGCAGAATTCACCAGAACGCGTCACCGCGCTCGCCTTCGCCCCGGGGGCGGATTTTGCGACCGCGGTGGCGCTGCGGCGCATGGCCACCGCGAACGGGGTCACACCGTGCTACCTGCTGGCGCCCGAGGTCAACGCGCTGCTGCACTATATGCCGGACAGGCGGCACCACTTTCTGTTCAGCACCCTCTGGAACACCGGGGCGCGCATTGGCGAAGCCTGCAGCCTGACCCCCGAGTCGTTTGTGCTGGACGGGCCCAGGCCGTTCGTGCGCATTCTGTCGGAAAAGGTGCGCAGCCGGCGCGGGCGCCCGCCCAAGGACGCGGTGCGCCTGGTGCCGCTCACGGATCCGGGCTACGTGCGTCAGGTCGAGAGCTGGATTGCCACCGAGCGGCCGAAGCGCCGTGAGCCGCTCTGGAGCGCAACCGACGAGACCATGCGCAACTGGCTCAAGGCCGCGGTCAGGCGGGCAAACGAGGACGGAGTATTTTTTTCAATTCCGGTGACCCCGCACACCTTCCGGCACTCCTGGGTGATGCACCTGCTTTACCACCGCCAGCCGCTCAAGGTTATTCAGGCGCTGGCCGGACACAAGGACGCGCGCTCGATCGAGGTGTACACAAGAGTGTTTGCGCTGGACGTGGCGGCGACGCTCGCCGTGTCGTTCAGCGGGGAGGGCGCCGAGGCGGCGGCGGTGCTGAGAAGCCTGCCGCCGGGCTGA